Proteins from a genomic interval of Corynebacterium deserti GIMN1.010:
- a CDS encoding Rv0909 family putative TA system antitoxin has protein sequence MGVFDSAKNKANEFLNSDAGEQKSDELLDKAADAAKARFGEDKAGHIDKAREAADQRIGNNSDANLEVEQR, from the coding sequence ATGGGTGTTTTTGACAGCGCCAAGAACAAAGCAAATGAATTTCTGAACTCCGACGCAGGCGAGCAGAAGTCGGATGAGCTCCTCGATAAGGCGGCAGACGCAGCCAAGGCACGTTTCGGCGAGGACAAGGCTGGCCACATTGATAAGGCACGTGAGGCTGCTGACCAGCGCATTGGCAACAATTCAGACGCAAACCTTGAGGTCGAGCAGCGCTAA
- a CDS encoding alpha/beta hydrolase, producing MNSWRTISLTDTTALIVIIAVAVITALVIVSGLLSKRLRHRTAVSIVLAAVITVVMWLTIEKWWKPFPDATPWIIYGAGGLAIGALLCAVTLPRKSGKRRSLLMVFALLAALNTAAVGNLIYQPYPTVGSFDAQPTSVEMPYTDFEALSSPPTLDGRNVGALVTVPLAGTTDDSQSGFNARDAYAYIPPAYWTNPSLQLPVIVLMPGNPGEPKQWFDSGEASQIADAYQATHDGVSPIVISVDGTGSFSGNPACVDSGDNNVMTYLSQDVPMLIKQKFRVNPDQHTWTIGGLSYGGTCSLQIITNYPDSYGSFLDFSGQAEPTLGTREQTVNQLFDGDEDAFLAVNPEDLLKQSIADKDGKYSHIQGAFIAGSSDKSAVEALTHLNDLAAQAGMTTTFDEVAGGHSFQVWRVALANTFDWAAGRGGLSS from the coding sequence GTGAATTCATGGCGAACAATCTCGCTGACAGATACCACAGCACTGATAGTCATCATCGCTGTTGCTGTCATTACTGCTCTTGTCATTGTGAGCGGACTCCTGTCCAAAAGGCTGCGCCACCGAACCGCGGTGAGCATTGTCCTTGCCGCTGTCATCACGGTCGTGATGTGGCTAACCATAGAAAAATGGTGGAAGCCGTTCCCTGACGCCACACCCTGGATTATTTATGGTGCCGGTGGCCTGGCGATTGGAGCATTACTGTGCGCAGTGACATTGCCTCGGAAATCTGGCAAGCGCCGCTCCTTATTAATGGTATTCGCGTTACTCGCAGCATTGAACACCGCTGCGGTGGGCAATCTCATCTATCAGCCCTACCCCACCGTGGGATCATTTGACGCCCAACCGACAAGTGTTGAGATGCCCTACACAGACTTTGAAGCGCTGTCATCTCCTCCCACGTTGGATGGGCGGAATGTGGGCGCGCTGGTGACTGTTCCACTGGCTGGCACGACAGATGATTCTCAATCAGGGTTCAATGCACGTGACGCCTACGCCTATATTCCACCTGCCTATTGGACAAATCCCTCCCTCCAACTGCCGGTCATCGTGCTCATGCCCGGAAATCCTGGTGAGCCGAAGCAATGGTTTGACAGTGGCGAGGCCTCGCAAATCGCTGATGCTTATCAAGCCACCCACGATGGGGTTAGCCCGATTGTGATCAGCGTCGATGGCACCGGGTCATTTAGCGGAAATCCTGCGTGCGTTGATTCGGGAGACAATAACGTGATGACGTACCTCTCGCAGGATGTCCCGATGCTGATCAAACAAAAGTTTAGAGTCAATCCAGATCAACACACATGGACGATTGGCGGCTTAAGCTACGGCGGAACGTGTTCCTTGCAGATCATCACCAACTACCCCGATTCCTATGGCAGCTTCTTAGATTTTTCTGGGCAGGCCGAACCCACCTTGGGTACCCGTGAGCAGACGGTGAATCAGCTTTTTGACGGTGATGAAGACGCCTTCCTTGCTGTTAACCCCGAAGATTTACTCAAGCAATCCATCGCCGACAAGGACGGAAAGTACTCCCACATCCAAGGGGCGTTCATTGCTGGATCGTCGGATAAAAGTGCCGTGGAAGCACTCACCCACCTTAATGATCTCGCCGCCCAAGCGGGTATGACCACCACCTTTGACGAAGTTGCCGGCGGGCATTCCTTCCAAGTATGGCGCGTCGCATTAGCCAACACCTTTGACTGGGCTGCCGGTCGAGGAGGACTTTCCTCATGA
- a CDS encoding amino acid permease has product MLNQTDSHGATGAVNNRTVSMRTLIALIIGSTVGAGIFSIPQNIGSVAGPGAMLIGWTIAGVGMLAVAFVFHILARRKPHLDSGVYAYARVGLGDYVGFSSAWGYWLGSVIAQVGYATLFFSTLGHYVPIFSDDHPVVSAVAVSALTWLVFGVVARGVSQAAFLTTLTTIVKILPLLCFVIIVAFVGFSWEKFTIDFWATNGNVGSVFEQVQGIMVYTVWVFIGVEGASVYSRQARSRSDVGRATVIGFVAVLLLLVSISSLSFGVLTQQELAALPDNSMASVLEAVVGPWGAALISAGLCLSVLGAYVSWQMLCAEPLALMAMDGLIPRKIGAINSRGAAWMAQLISTIVIQLFIIVFFLNETTYVSMVQLATNLYLVPYLFSAIYLVMLATRGKGLTHPHAGSRFDDSGPEIPRQENQKHLLVGVVAAVYSVWLFYAAEPQYVLFGAIAMVPGLIPYVWTRLYRKEKVFNAFEWVVVTVVVVAAIAGIVSLVNGSLSL; this is encoded by the coding sequence GTGCTTAATCAAACAGATTCTCATGGTGCGACGGGAGCAGTGAACAACCGCACTGTATCTATGCGAACACTTATCGCGCTGATCATTGGATCAACTGTCGGCGCTGGAATTTTCTCGATCCCCCAAAACATCGGATCCGTTGCAGGCCCCGGCGCGATGCTTATAGGCTGGACAATCGCCGGCGTGGGCATGCTGGCGGTGGCGTTTGTGTTCCACATTTTGGCGCGTCGCAAGCCACATTTAGATTCTGGGGTCTACGCCTACGCACGTGTTGGCCTAGGCGACTACGTCGGATTTTCCTCCGCGTGGGGCTATTGGTTGGGTTCAGTTATCGCGCAGGTGGGTTACGCGACGCTGTTTTTCTCCACGTTGGGCCACTACGTGCCAATCTTCTCTGATGACCACCCTGTTGTTTCCGCCGTGGCGGTGAGCGCACTGACGTGGCTGGTGTTTGGCGTTGTCGCGCGCGGAGTATCGCAGGCGGCATTTTTGACCACGCTGACCACCATCGTGAAGATTCTCCCCTTGCTGTGCTTTGTCATCATTGTGGCGTTTGTGGGGTTTAGCTGGGAGAAATTCACCATCGATTTTTGGGCAACCAACGGCAACGTGGGCAGTGTATTTGAGCAGGTGCAAGGCATCATGGTTTACACCGTATGGGTGTTTATCGGTGTGGAAGGCGCATCGGTGTATTCCCGCCAAGCGCGTTCACGTAGCGATGTGGGGCGCGCAACCGTCATTGGCTTTGTCGCCGTGCTGCTTCTTTTGGTATCTATCTCCTCGTTGAGTTTCGGCGTTCTCACCCAACAAGAACTCGCTGCTCTCCCCGATAATTCTATGGCCTCTGTACTGGAAGCCGTGGTGGGTCCGTGGGGTGCTGCGTTGATTTCTGCTGGCCTGTGTTTATCAGTCCTTGGCGCCTATGTGTCTTGGCAGATGCTATGTGCGGAACCACTTGCACTCATGGCGATGGATGGATTGATTCCCCGCAAGATTGGCGCAATCAACAGCCGCGGTGCTGCATGGATGGCGCAGCTAATTTCCACGATCGTGATTCAGTTGTTCATCATCGTGTTCTTCCTCAACGAAACCACCTATGTTTCCATGGTGCAGTTGGCCACCAACTTGTACTTGGTGCCGTATCTATTTTCTGCCATCTATTTGGTCATGCTTGCCACTCGAGGCAAAGGTCTCACCCACCCGCACGCTGGATCGCGCTTTGATGATTCAGGCCCTGAGATTCCGCGCCAAGAGAACCAAAAACATTTGCTCGTTGGCGTCGTTGCTGCCGTGTATTCGGTGTGGCTGTTTTATGCGGCCGAGCCTCAGTATGTTCTCTTCGGTGCCATTGCAATGGTTCCGGGACTTATTCCTTATGTATGGACGCGTCTGTACCGCAAGGAAAAAGTATTTAATGCCTTTGAATGGGTGGTGGTTACCGTGGTGGTGGTCGCAGCGATCGCAGGCATCGTTAGCCTTGTCAATGGTTCGCTGTCGCTCTAA
- a CDS encoding MazG nucleotide pyrophosphohydrolase domain-containing protein: protein MHIVVVDPAHPVLPLNFLEAVIGRGESVCVDPDFPVDLSGLGIMASISGSWLVTCNPALIDAPAAPIDEAVRVMRAAVARGEWERAQTHESLIPYLEEESQEFIESISSGDDEQMKKELGDVLLQVLFHAEIAARENRFDFSDVAASFVAKMRSRSPYLFDGSEGIVEVEVQERLWALGKARESNPGTYPVMKLEDRLEENT from the coding sequence TTGCACATCGTCGTTGTTGATCCTGCACACCCCGTCCTTCCCCTAAACTTCCTTGAGGCGGTCATTGGGCGGGGTGAGTCCGTGTGCGTTGACCCGGACTTTCCGGTAGACCTGTCGGGGCTTGGCATTATGGCGTCGATAAGCGGATCGTGGCTGGTAACCTGCAACCCCGCGCTTATCGACGCGCCCGCCGCCCCCATCGATGAGGCTGTGCGCGTCATGCGCGCCGCAGTGGCCCGGGGTGAGTGGGAGAGGGCGCAAACGCACGAGAGTTTGATTCCGTATTTGGAAGAGGAATCGCAAGAGTTTATTGAGTCGATTTCTTCTGGCGATGATGAGCAGATGAAAAAGGAGCTGGGCGACGTCCTGCTCCAGGTGCTCTTTCATGCAGAAATCGCCGCTCGGGAGAATCGTTTTGATTTCTCCGACGTGGCGGCGAGTTTCGTTGCAAAAATGCGTTCCCGTTCTCCTTATTTATTCGATGGCTCCGAAGGGATTGTCGAGGTGGAGGTACAGGAACGGTTATGGGCTTTGGGGAAAGCCCGGGAAAGCAATCCGGGAACTTATCCGGTGATGAAGCTTGAGGACAGGTTAGAGGAAAATACCTGA